In one Actinomycetota bacterium genomic region, the following are encoded:
- the dnaG gene encoding DNA primase has translation MAGRILQDDVEALKQRADLAEIVSDHTALKRAGSRLKGLCPFHQERTASFSVDPRLGVYHCFGCQEGGDVYSFVQRVEGLTFTEAVEQLARRVGYELRYEELSAGQRRALGERSRLVAVNSAAMEHFRRCLASSSGAAARAYLQSRGFGRDEADRFALGFAPLEWDAVTRHLLAEGFPARDVEAAGLAARNPRGGLRDRFRGRLVFPVLDAAGDVIGFGGRTMPDLDYGEHEPPKYLNTPETPIYRKHRVLYGLSWARPEVVRTGDVLVAEGYTDVIALHQAGLTNAVATCGTAIGEDHVRLLGRYADRVVLAFDSDAAGEQAARRAFALARDQDIHMRILVMPANNDPADVVRERGADAMAALVADAEPVIRFMLRGAIAGRPETPEGKAGAVEAAAPLLAAIDDPVLRAEYLRLVADEVGIGRSIVASAVARVGTPEPVADPDPVPLDSRRRSARAQLEREALRVALQRPDLLPQRWVEVTVDDLSHPKARSVFDALQLGGGPGCDLDSVLAAAADEETRTVIRAITLEDFTVEPDAPHVAMLVGRLLLRRVEREISRQKAVVERLNPVVERDRHRTEFERLIALEARRRDLRHVASE, from the coding sequence GTGGCGGGGCGGATCCTCCAGGACGACGTCGAAGCGCTCAAGCAGCGCGCCGACCTGGCAGAGATCGTCTCCGACCACACGGCACTCAAGCGTGCGGGCTCACGGCTGAAGGGACTGTGCCCCTTCCATCAGGAACGCACCGCGTCGTTCTCGGTCGATCCCCGCCTGGGCGTCTACCACTGCTTCGGCTGCCAGGAGGGCGGCGACGTCTACAGCTTCGTGCAGCGCGTCGAGGGGCTGACCTTCACGGAGGCGGTGGAGCAGCTGGCTCGCCGCGTCGGGTACGAGCTGCGGTACGAGGAGCTGTCCGCTGGGCAGCGGCGGGCGTTGGGTGAGCGCAGTCGACTGGTCGCGGTCAACTCGGCCGCGATGGAGCACTTCCGCCGGTGTCTGGCGTCATCGAGCGGGGCCGCCGCCCGGGCGTACCTGCAGTCGCGCGGTTTCGGGCGCGACGAGGCCGACCGGTTCGCGCTGGGCTTCGCGCCGCTGGAGTGGGATGCGGTCACCCGCCACCTGTTGGCCGAAGGGTTCCCCGCCCGCGACGTCGAGGCGGCTGGTCTGGCCGCCCGCAACCCCCGCGGCGGGCTGCGCGACCGGTTCCGCGGCCGGCTGGTGTTCCCGGTCCTGGATGCCGCCGGCGACGTGATCGGCTTCGGCGGGCGCACCATGCCCGACCTCGACTACGGCGAGCACGAGCCGCCCAAGTACCTCAACACCCCCGAGACCCCGATCTACCGCAAGCACCGGGTCCTGTACGGCCTGTCGTGGGCTCGGCCGGAGGTGGTGCGGACCGGGGACGTGCTGGTCGCGGAGGGCTACACCGACGTGATTGCACTGCACCAGGCGGGACTGACCAACGCCGTGGCGACGTGCGGCACTGCGATCGGTGAGGATCACGTCCGCCTCCTGGGCCGGTACGCTGACCGGGTCGTTCTGGCGTTCGACTCCGATGCCGCCGGTGAGCAGGCCGCCCGACGGGCGTTCGCACTCGCCCGCGACCAGGACATCCACATGCGCATCCTGGTGATGCCGGCCAACAACGACCCAGCCGACGTGGTCCGGGAGCGGGGCGCCGACGCGATGGCGGCGCTGGTCGCCGACGCTGAGCCGGTGATCCGCTTCATGCTGCGCGGGGCGATCGCGGGGCGTCCGGAGACGCCGGAGGGGAAAGCTGGCGCGGTCGAGGCCGCCGCGCCGTTGCTCGCGGCGATCGACGACCCGGTCCTGCGCGCCGAGTACCTGCGGCTGGTCGCCGACGAAGTCGGCATCGGCCGGTCGATCGTGGCCAGCGCCGTCGCGCGCGTCGGGACGCCTGAGCCGGTGGCGGATCCCGATCCGGTGCCGCTCGACAGCCGTCGCCGTTCAGCCCGCGCGCAGTTGGAACGGGAAGCGCTCCGCGTGGCACTGCAGCGCCCCGATCTCCTCCCGCAACGTTGGGTCGAGGTCACCGTCGACGATCTCAGCCACCCCAAGGCCCGGTCGGTGTTCGACGCGTTGCAGCTGGGCGGGGGGCCGGGCTGCGACCTCGACAGCGTCCTGGCAGCAGCCGCCGACGAGGAGACCCGCACGGTGATCCGCGCGATCACGCTGGAGGACTTCACCGTCGAGCCCGACGCCCCGCACGTCGCGATGCTGGTGGGGCGGCTGCTGCTACGGCGGGTGGAGCGCGAGATCTCACGCCAGAAGGCCGTGGTGGAGCGGCTCAACCCGGTCGTGGAACG
- a CDS encoding PDZ domain-containing protein, whose product MPDRAPVRYAVDLTRRVHHLVTVRQTIPADLSGGARVVLPVWTPGSYVVRHYARHVQRISARSAAGDLVLTPDGHSAWLLPDDADGAVELELELYANELTVRTNHVDDHHALLIPAATFPFVEGARDREHHVTLQLPGGWRAWGLLPQVAGAFVAADYDHLVDSAFEAGAHDERSYEVAHVGHRLVWAGHGGRPDLDRIAADAAAIGEAAVRLFDGDLPTDAYTLLCTAWDRGTGGLEHRDGAVLQVPVHALTDPDAYRRFQSLLAHEYLHLWNVKRLTPAALTALNYERPVFTESLWVAEGWTAYYDKLVVLRAGLWDTRRYLDRLGEVVDRVLRRPGRAWQSLRQASYEAWIKHYLPDENAPNAGVSYYDHGAVVAWCLDLLLRRLRPDGDGLDDVLTLLWHRFGRSTKGYHEGDVVAAVSEVAGSDVAGFFSRHVAGRQLPPVEDLTEVVGLRLVTKDDDGPVAPDLGVDVREDDDGIVLRSVLRERPAWRAGLTGGDRLLAIDRTRVGRGELTPALLGYRPGDEVEVAVFRGPRLVTATVTLGEPLPPRVLRPVEDPSRMQRDAFERWLGQALTGV is encoded by the coding sequence GTGCCCGACCGCGCACCCGTCCGCTACGCCGTGGACCTGACCCGCCGCGTCCATCATCTGGTCACCGTCCGTCAGACCATCCCCGCCGACCTTTCCGGCGGCGCCCGGGTGGTTCTGCCGGTGTGGACGCCGGGGAGCTACGTGGTACGCCACTACGCCCGACACGTGCAGCGGATCAGCGCCCGGTCCGCCGCCGGCGACCTGGTGCTGACGCCCGACGGGCACAGCGCGTGGCTGCTACCCGACGATGCGGACGGGGCGGTCGAGCTCGAGCTCGAGCTGTACGCCAACGAGCTCACGGTGCGCACCAACCACGTCGACGACCACCACGCCCTGCTGATCCCCGCCGCCACGTTCCCGTTCGTCGAGGGTGCACGTGACCGCGAGCACCACGTCACGTTGCAGCTGCCCGGCGGGTGGCGGGCATGGGGTCTGCTACCGCAAGTCGCCGGAGCGTTCGTCGCGGCCGACTACGACCATCTGGTGGACAGTGCGTTCGAGGCCGGGGCGCACGATGAACGGAGCTACGAGGTCGCGCACGTCGGCCACCGGCTGGTATGGGCCGGGCACGGCGGCCGGCCAGACCTCGACCGGATCGCGGCGGACGCCGCCGCCATCGGCGAGGCAGCGGTCCGGTTGTTCGACGGTGACCTGCCCACCGACGCGTACACGTTGCTGTGCACCGCCTGGGATCGCGGCACCGGCGGGCTCGAGCATCGCGACGGCGCGGTCCTGCAGGTCCCCGTCCACGCCCTCACCGACCCGGACGCCTACCGGCGCTTCCAGTCGCTCCTCGCCCACGAGTACCTGCACTTGTGGAACGTCAAGCGGCTGACACCGGCGGCGCTCACCGCGCTGAACTACGAACGCCCGGTGTTCACCGAGTCGTTGTGGGTCGCGGAGGGCTGGACCGCCTACTACGACAAGCTCGTGGTGCTCCGGGCCGGCCTGTGGGACACCCGTCGGTACCTCGACCGCCTCGGTGAGGTCGTCGACCGGGTGCTGCGTCGCCCCGGGAGGGCATGGCAGTCCCTGCGACAGGCCAGCTACGAGGCGTGGATCAAGCACTACCTGCCCGACGAGAACGCCCCCAACGCCGGCGTCAGCTACTACGACCACGGGGCGGTGGTCGCCTGGTGCCTCGACCTTCTCCTGCGGCGGCTGCGGCCCGACGGCGACGGTCTCGACGACGTGCTCACGCTGCTGTGGCACCGCTTCGGTCGCTCCACCAAGGGCTACCACGAAGGCGACGTCGTCGCCGCCGTGTCGGAGGTGGCCGGCAGCGACGTGGCTGGGTTCTTCTCCCGGCACGTCGCGGGGCGGCAACTCCCACCGGTCGAGGACCTGACCGAGGTGGTGGGGTTGCGTCTGGTCACCAAGGACGACGACGGCCCGGTCGCGCCCGACCTCGGCGTCGACGTCCGCGAGGACGACGACGGCATCGTGTTGCGTTCGGTCCTCCGCGAGCGTCCCGCCTGGCGGGCGGGCCTGACCGGCGGCGATCGTCTCCTGGCGATCGACCGGACGCGCGTGGGGCGCGGTGAGCTGACACCGGCGCTGCTGGGCTACCGGCCGGGCGACGAGGTCGAGGTGGCGGTCTTCCGCGGGCCGCGGCTCGTCACTGCCACGGTGACGCTGGGCGAGCCTCTCCCGCCGCGCGTCCTGAGGCCGGTCGAGGACCCGTCACGGATGCAGCGGGACGCTTTCGAGCGCTGGCTCGGACAGGCGCTCACCGGCGTTTGA
- a CDS encoding aconitate hydratase, translating to MADPKNSFGARSALDVDGRSFDVWRLDAVADAGDVAGLPYSLKILLENLLRHEDGVSVTSEDVTALARWEPTGRPPREIAFLPARVLMQDFTGVPAIVDLAAMRDAIVELARPASLVNPRVPVDLVIDHSVVADVAGTPDAFARNVELEYARNRERYAFLRWGQQAFDRFRVVPPGTGIVHQVNLEYLASVIVADDRGQAYPDTLVGTDSHTPMVNGLGVLGWGVGGIEAEAAMLGQPVSMLIPQVIGIRLTGSLPEGTTATDLVLTVTELLRRHGVVGRFVEFFGPGIASVALADRATIGNMAPEYGSTCAIFPIDDETLRYLRFTGRSPEQVGLVEAYAKAQGLFHDPRATPRYTDVLELDLSTVTASLAGPTRPQDRVPLDEAKTRFRRALGEIAPVGARPSPDQASAASFPASDPPAPMAAVTGAKEDDQPVAGPDRPRRVVPVTLAGRRQITLDHGHVVLAAITSCTNTSNPRVMLAAGLLARNAVEGGLETKPWVKTSLAPGSPVVIDYYERAGLTPYLEKLGFHLVGFGCTTCIGNSGPLVREISDAIHDADLATAAVLSGNRNFAGRIHPDVRMNYLASPPLVVAYALAGTMDVDLRTEPLGHDPDGRPVFLRDVWPTSDDITAALETALSSDMFAERYRDVFTGDDRWRGLPVPAGERYRWDPESTYVRCPPFLDDLGPEPAPLTDVTGARALAVLGDSVTTDHISPAGFIPPSSPAGRYLQDRGVAPRDFNSYGARRGNHEVMLRGTFANIRLRNRLVPGVEGGVTRHLPSGEVLSIYDAAMRYQQQRTPLVVLAGAEYGSGSSRDWAAKGTALLGVRSVIAESYERIHRSNLIGMGVVPLQFRPGESVDALGLTGHETFDVVGLAGGEMPSEVTVRADGRAFRVRVRIDTPLEGEYFRHGGILRSVLRRVTSR from the coding sequence TTGGCCGACCCGAAGAACTCCTTCGGTGCCCGCAGCGCCTTGGATGTGGACGGCCGGTCCTTCGACGTGTGGCGGCTCGACGCGGTGGCCGATGCCGGCGACGTCGCCGGCCTGCCCTACTCGCTGAAGATCCTGCTCGAGAACCTGCTGCGCCACGAGGATGGCGTCAGCGTCACGTCCGAGGACGTCACCGCCCTGGCCCGCTGGGAACCCACAGGTCGACCGCCGCGCGAGATCGCGTTCCTGCCGGCCCGGGTGCTGATGCAGGACTTCACCGGGGTACCGGCGATCGTCGACCTCGCCGCGATGCGCGACGCGATCGTGGAGCTGGCCCGGCCGGCGTCGCTCGTCAACCCCCGGGTGCCCGTCGATCTGGTGATCGACCACTCGGTGGTCGCCGACGTGGCCGGGACCCCGGACGCGTTCGCACGCAACGTCGAGCTGGAGTACGCGCGGAACCGTGAACGGTACGCGTTCCTGCGCTGGGGGCAGCAGGCGTTCGACCGCTTCCGGGTGGTGCCACCGGGCACCGGGATCGTCCATCAGGTCAACCTCGAGTACCTGGCGTCGGTGATCGTCGCCGACGACCGCGGCCAGGCCTACCCCGACACGCTGGTCGGGACCGATTCGCACACCCCGATGGTCAACGGCCTGGGGGTGCTCGGCTGGGGGGTGGGCGGCATCGAAGCCGAGGCTGCCATGCTCGGCCAGCCGGTCTCGATGCTGATCCCCCAGGTGATCGGCATCCGCCTGACCGGCTCTCTGCCCGAGGGCACGACCGCCACCGACCTCGTCCTCACCGTCACCGAGCTGCTCCGTCGTCACGGCGTGGTGGGGCGCTTCGTCGAGTTCTTCGGCCCCGGCATCGCGAGCGTCGCGCTCGCCGACCGTGCAACGATCGGGAACATGGCGCCCGAGTACGGCTCGACATGCGCGATCTTCCCCATCGACGACGAGACGCTGCGGTACCTGCGCTTCACGGGGCGCTCACCCGAGCAGGTGGGCCTGGTCGAGGCCTACGCCAAGGCGCAGGGGCTGTTCCACGACCCGCGGGCCACGCCGCGGTACACGGACGTGCTGGAGCTGGATCTGTCCACGGTGACCGCCAGCCTGGCCGGACCCACCCGCCCACAGGACCGTGTCCCGCTGGACGAGGCCAAGACGCGGTTCCGGCGAGCGCTGGGGGAGATCGCGCCTGTGGGCGCGCGGCCGTCACCCGATCAGGCGTCGGCCGCATCGTTCCCCGCTAGCGACCCGCCCGCCCCGATGGCGGCGGTGACCGGGGCCAAGGAGGACGACCAGCCCGTGGCCGGGCCGGACCGACCGCGACGTGTCGTACCGGTCACCTTGGCCGGCCGGCGACAGATCACGCTCGACCACGGTCACGTCGTGCTCGCGGCCATCACCAGCTGCACGAACACCTCCAACCCGCGGGTGATGCTGGCCGCCGGCCTGTTGGCACGCAACGCCGTGGAGGGCGGGCTGGAGACCAAGCCGTGGGTCAAGACCTCGCTCGCCCCCGGCTCGCCGGTCGTGATCGATTACTACGAGCGGGCAGGCCTGACCCCCTACCTCGAGAAGCTCGGCTTCCACCTGGTGGGGTTCGGGTGCACGACCTGCATCGGCAACTCCGGTCCGCTGGTGCGTGAGATCTCCGACGCCATCCACGACGCGGATCTCGCGACGGCGGCGGTGTTGAGTGGAAACCGCAACTTCGCCGGACGCATCCATCCCGACGTTCGGATGAACTACCTCGCGTCTCCTCCGCTGGTCGTCGCGTACGCTCTGGCAGGGACCATGGACGTCGACCTGCGCACCGAGCCGCTCGGTCACGACCCCGATGGACGGCCGGTGTTCCTTCGTGACGTCTGGCCGACCAGCGACGACATCACCGCCGCGCTCGAGACGGCTCTGTCCTCCGACATGTTCGCCGAGCGCTACCGCGACGTGTTCACGGGCGACGACCGGTGGCGCGGGTTGCCCGTCCCCGCCGGGGAGCGGTACCGCTGGGATCCCGAGTCGACGTACGTGCGGTGTCCCCCGTTCCTCGATGACCTCGGCCCCGAGCCGGCACCGCTGACCGACGTGACCGGTGCCCGTGCGTTGGCGGTCCTGGGCGACAGCGTCACCACCGACCACATCTCCCCAGCCGGGTTCATCCCCCCGTCCAGCCCCGCGGGGCGCTACCTGCAGGATCGCGGCGTGGCGCCGCGCGACTTCAACTCCTACGGGGCACGGCGCGGCAACCATGAGGTGATGCTCCGCGGAACGTTCGCCAACATCCGGCTGCGCAACCGCCTGGTCCCCGGTGTGGAGGGCGGCGTCACCCGACATCTGCCCAGCGGAGAGGTCTTGAGCATCTACGACGCGGCGATGCGCTACCAGCAACAGAGGACGCCGCTGGTGGTCCTGGCCGGCGCCGAGTACGGCTCCGGGTCGTCGCGCGACTGGGCCGCGAAGGGCACGGCCCTGCTGGGGGTCCGTTCCGTGATCGCCGAGAGCTACGAGCGGATCCATCGTTCGAACCTGATCGGGATGGGGGTCGTACCGCTGCAGTTCCGCCCGGGCGAGTCGGTCGACGCGCTGGGCTTGACGGGCCACGAGACCTTCGACGTCGTCGGCCTCGCCGGCGGCGAGATGCCGTCCGAGGTGACCGTGCGGGCCGACGGGCGGGCGTTCCGTGTCCGCGTCCGCATCGACACCCCGTTGGAGGGCGAGTACTTCCGCCACGGCGGGATCCTGCGGTCCGTGCTGCGCCGCGTCACGTCACGCTGA
- a CDS encoding glycine--tRNA ligase yields the protein MDVAGQEAPASGPSLATIVELCKRRGIIFPSSEIYGGLRSTWDYGPLGVELKNNVKRQWWRATVQLRDDVVGQDAAILMHPRVWEASGHVAGFTDPLVECRDCRRRFREDHVEPETDAGERRCPECGGALGEPRQFNLMFKTFAGPVEDESAVVWLRPETAQGIFVDFPTVQLTNRMKVPFGVAQVGKSFRNEITPGNFTFRTREFEQMEMEFFCHPREADDWFQHWQDERWKWYVDLGLRERNLRIRPHGPEELSHYSSATVDLEYHFSDPAMGWSELEGIANRTDYDLRAHERASGKDMSYYDQDGDERYHPYVIEPAAGADRAVLAFLFDAYRDERAPDAKGKLQTRTVLRLDRRLAPYKVAVLPLSKNERLVPMARRVFDIVKHHWMCEYDETQSIGRRYRRQDEIGTPYCVTVDFDSLDDDAVTVRDRDPMTQDRLPIERLVDYLGERLPA from the coding sequence GTGGACGTCGCTGGCCAGGAAGCGCCGGCTTCAGGCCCGTCGCTCGCCACGATCGTGGAGCTGTGCAAGCGCAGGGGGATCATCTTCCCTTCGTCGGAGATCTACGGCGGGTTGCGTTCGACGTGGGACTACGGTCCGCTCGGTGTCGAGCTGAAGAACAACGTCAAGCGCCAGTGGTGGCGCGCCACCGTGCAGCTCCGCGACGACGTCGTCGGACAGGACGCCGCCATCCTGATGCATCCGAGGGTGTGGGAGGCGTCCGGGCACGTCGCCGGCTTCACCGACCCGTTGGTCGAGTGCAGAGACTGTCGTCGCCGCTTCCGCGAGGACCACGTCGAACCTGAGACCGATGCGGGGGAGCGGCGCTGCCCGGAGTGCGGCGGCGCGCTCGGCGAACCCCGTCAGTTCAACCTGATGTTCAAGACGTTCGCGGGCCCGGTCGAGGACGAGTCCGCGGTGGTGTGGCTGCGACCCGAGACCGCTCAGGGGATCTTCGTCGATTTCCCGACGGTGCAGCTCACCAACCGCATGAAGGTCCCGTTCGGCGTGGCACAGGTCGGCAAGTCCTTCCGCAACGAGATCACGCCCGGGAACTTCACCTTCCGCACCCGCGAGTTCGAGCAGATGGAGATGGAGTTCTTCTGCCATCCTCGCGAGGCGGACGACTGGTTCCAGCACTGGCAAGACGAGCGCTGGAAGTGGTACGTCGACCTGGGCCTGCGGGAACGCAACCTGCGCATCCGTCCCCACGGGCCCGAAGAGCTCAGCCACTACTCGAGCGCCACCGTCGACCTCGAGTACCACTTCTCCGACCCGGCCATGGGGTGGTCGGAGCTCGAGGGCATCGCCAACCGCACCGACTACGACCTCAGGGCGCACGAACGTGCCAGCGGGAAGGACATGAGCTACTACGACCAGGACGGCGACGAGCGGTACCACCCGTACGTCATCGAGCCGGCGGCGGGGGCCGACCGGGCCGTGCTGGCGTTCCTGTTCGACGCGTACCGCGACGAGCGGGCGCCTGACGCGAAGGGCAAGCTGCAGACCCGTACCGTCCTGCGCCTCGATCGGCGCCTGGCTCCCTACAAGGTCGCGGTCCTCCCGCTGTCGAAGAACGAGCGCCTGGTCCCCATGGCGCGCCGGGTGTTCGACATCGTCAAGCACCACTGGATGTGCGAGTACGACGAGACGCAGTCGATCGGACGCCGCTACCGCCGCCAGGACGAGATCGGCACGCCGTACTGCGTCACGGTGGACTTCGACAGTCTCGACGACGACGCGGTCACCGTCCGCGATCGTGATCCGATGACCCAGGATCGCCTCCCGATCGAGCGCCTCGTGGACTACCTGGGCGAGCGCCTGCCGGCCTGA
- a CDS encoding response regulator transcription factor, translating into MVPPLTGAAFGARDGQAGEPMDGGDGPTDWPRVRRVRVVLADDAAEFRELMRRRLESDGRFVVVGEAANGREAVELAEEHHPDVVVMDLAMPVMDGLEAIEEVRDRAPDTKSVVLTSFDARSLAERATRVGAFCYLEKGTAIEDILTVLAPLSPPEFE; encoded by the coding sequence ATGGTTCCGCCACTGACGGGCGCCGCGTTCGGCGCCCGCGACGGCCAAGCAGGGGAACCGATGGACGGCGGCGACGGACCGACCGACTGGCCCCGCGTCCGCCGTGTGCGGGTCGTTCTCGCCGACGACGCGGCGGAGTTCCGCGAACTGATGCGCCGGCGGCTGGAGTCCGACGGCCGCTTCGTCGTGGTGGGCGAAGCCGCGAACGGCCGCGAGGCTGTGGAGCTGGCTGAGGAGCACCACCCGGACGTCGTGGTGATGGATCTGGCCATGCCCGTGATGGACGGCCTCGAGGCGATCGAGGAGGTCCGTGACCGCGCCCCGGACACGAAGTCGGTGGTGTTGACGTCGTTCGACGCGCGGAGCCTCGCGGAACGTGCCACCCGGGTCGGCGCGTTCTGCTACCTGGAGAAGGGCACCGCGATCGAGGACATCCTGACGGTCCTCGCCCCGCTGTCCCCACCCGAGTTCGAGTAA
- the uppS gene encoding di-trans,poly-cis-decaprenylcistransferase has product MDPGVEIDPDHVPRHVAIIMDGNGRWANARGLPRTDGHAAGEAALFDTVEGALELGLEYLTVYAFSTENWRRPPHEVRFLLNFNESLLLRRKEDLHERQVRVRFIGRRGRPVPRRLVRLIEETEELTAGNGRMTLCVAFNYGGRAELMDAARRLCDDVQAGRINRINQRTFAARLYDPDMPSVDLLIRTSGEQRTSNYLPWHAAYAELVFVETLWPDFDRVELARAVAEYQRRERRFGEAVDDIAPVPG; this is encoded by the coding sequence GTGGACCCCGGCGTCGAGATCGACCCCGACCACGTCCCCAGACACGTCGCCATCATCATGGACGGCAACGGGCGGTGGGCCAACGCACGTGGCCTGCCGCGGACCGACGGGCACGCTGCGGGCGAGGCCGCCCTGTTCGACACGGTGGAGGGCGCGCTGGAACTCGGCCTCGAATACCTCACCGTCTACGCCTTCTCGACCGAGAACTGGCGGCGGCCCCCGCACGAGGTCCGGTTCCTGCTCAACTTCAACGAGTCGCTCCTGCTGCGCCGTAAAGAGGATCTGCACGAACGCCAGGTGCGGGTGCGGTTCATCGGTCGGCGCGGTCGCCCGGTCCCGCGCCGACTGGTCCGGCTGATCGAGGAGACCGAGGAGCTCACCGCCGGCAACGGGCGTATGACGCTGTGCGTCGCGTTCAACTACGGCGGGCGCGCCGAGCTGATGGACGCGGCCCGGCGGCTGTGTGACGACGTCCAGGCCGGCCGGATCAACCGGATCAACCAGCGGACGTTCGCTGCCCGGCTGTACGACCCGGACATGCCGTCCGTCGACCTGCTGATCCGAACCTCCGGAGAGCAGCGCACGTCGAACTACCTGCCCTGGCACGCCGCGTACGCCGAGTTGGTCTTCGTCGAGACGCTGTGGCCCGATTTCGACCGGGTGGAGCTGGCGCGCGCTGTGGCTGAGTACCAGCGCCGCGAACGTCGTTTCGGGGAGGCGGTCGACGACATCGCGCCGGTGCCCGGGTGA
- the recO gene encoding DNA repair protein RecO has product MAGYRDQGIVLRTYKLGETDRILHILTQARGLVRAVAKGVRRPGSRFGGRLEPYSHVDLQLYEGRALDVVSQAELIEPFASVREDFTLSACASTMVEAADRVVQQGERNLPVFLLLRAGLQALQACPPYPAIFVDAYLLRLAAASGFQVLTERCAQCRAPGSHPFLSVTAGGSLCRGCAPTGSRAVGTDTVALVAQLASNDWIGLPRAAEHEGPRRTAAAFTRAFLEHHLERPLRSYPLVPR; this is encoded by the coding sequence GTGGCCGGCTACCGCGATCAGGGAATCGTCCTGCGGACCTACAAGCTGGGCGAGACCGACCGCATCCTGCACATCCTGACCCAGGCTCGCGGTCTGGTCCGTGCCGTCGCCAAGGGCGTGCGCCGGCCCGGGTCGCGCTTCGGAGGACGACTGGAGCCGTACTCGCACGTGGACCTGCAGCTGTACGAGGGCCGTGCGCTGGACGTGGTCAGCCAGGCCGAGCTGATCGAGCCGTTCGCCAGCGTCCGGGAGGACTTCACGCTCTCAGCGTGCGCGTCGACGATGGTGGAGGCCGCCGATCGGGTTGTGCAGCAGGGAGAGCGCAACCTCCCGGTGTTCCTGTTGCTGCGCGCCGGCCTCCAGGCACTGCAGGCATGCCCGCCGTACCCGGCGATCTTCGTGGATGCCTACCTGCTGCGGCTCGCTGCCGCCTCCGGCTTCCAGGTCCTCACAGAACGGTGTGCGCAGTGCCGGGCGCCCGGGTCGCACCCGTTCCTGAGCGTCACTGCGGGGGGGTCGCTGTGCCGGGGGTGCGCCCCGACGGGGAGCAGGGCCGTCGGCACCGATACGGTGGCGCTGGTGGCGCAGCTTGCCAGCAACGACTGGATCGGCCTGCCACGAGCGGCGGAACACGAAGGGCCACGCCGCACCGCTGCGGCGTTCACCCGCGCCTTCCTCGAGCACCACTTGGAACGCCCGCTGCGTTCCTACCCGCTCGTGCCGCGCTGA
- a CDS encoding SCO1664 family protein, which translates to MLHARLDPVGQVATASNVTLLCRLSPLKQSGDDPDHSDQLLAVYKPQRGETPLWDFPSGTLHRREVAAYVLDRELGWGLVPPTVLREDGPYGRGSVQLFVEHDPQQHYFALVQAGDASVVAQLQRMVVFDLIANNADRKASHVLLDGAGRIRLVDHGVCFHEDAKLRTVAWEFAGEPIPESLRSGVAELTGRLADHDDPVNRGLAALLTAGEVAATARRARAVADRERFPPPTGRRPYPWPPL; encoded by the coding sequence CTGCTGCACGCCCGCCTCGATCCGGTCGGGCAGGTCGCGACCGCGTCGAACGTGACGCTGCTGTGCCGGCTGTCGCCGCTGAAGCAGTCGGGCGACGACCCGGACCACAGCGATCAGCTCCTCGCCGTGTACAAGCCGCAACGCGGCGAGACGCCGCTGTGGGACTTCCCGTCGGGGACGCTGCACCGGCGTGAGGTCGCCGCGTACGTCCTCGACCGGGAACTGGGGTGGGGACTGGTCCCGCCCACGGTGCTGCGGGAGGACGGCCCGTACGGGCGCGGCAGCGTGCAGCTGTTCGTCGAGCACGATCCGCAGCAGCACTACTTCGCTCTGGTCCAGGCAGGTGACGCCTCCGTGGTGGCGCAGCTGCAACGCATGGTCGTGTTCGACCTGATCGCCAACAACGCCGACCGCAAGGCCAGTCACGTCCTGCTCGACGGTGCCGGACGGATCCGCCTCGTCGACCACGGCGTGTGCTTCCACGAGGACGCCAAGCTGCGCACGGTGGCGTGGGAGTTCGCCGGCGAACCGATCCCCGAGTCGCTGCGGTCGGGGGTGGCCGAGCTGACCGGACGGCTCGCGGACCATGATGATCCGGTCAACCGCGGGCTGGCTGCTCTGCTGACCGCCGGGGAGGTGGCCGCCACGGCGCGTCGTGCGCGCGCCGTGGCCGACCGTGAGCGCTTCCCACCCCCAACCGGTCGGCGCCCCTACCCGTGGCCACCGCTGTGA
- a CDS encoding DUF3090 domain-containing protein, translating to MDIEFSAPDHLTADFVGEAGQRTFFLQAAEAGQVVSVLVEKEQVSAIAEVLERLLAEVGASLPRVWDIAAMRLQEPIAPRWRAGSIAVGLDPQLGRFVVEVTEFVAEEEEREPEQVRVWASQEQAEVLAAHAAWSVAQGRPTCRLCGLPIDTDGHLCPRSDGDARQR from the coding sequence GTGGACATCGAGTTCAGCGCCCCCGACCACCTCACCGCCGACTTCGTCGGTGAGGCGGGCCAGCGCACATTCTTCCTCCAGGCCGCCGAGGCGGGCCAGGTCGTGTCCGTGCTCGTCGAGAAGGAGCAGGTCTCGGCCATCGCGGAGGTGCTGGAACGCCTCCTGGCCGAGGTCGGGGCGTCGCTGCCCCGCGTCTGGGACATCGCCGCGATGCGGCTGCAGGAACCGATCGCACCACGTTGGCGGGCCGGCTCGATCGCCGTCGGCCTCGATCCGCAGCTGGGACGGTTCGTGGTGGAGGTCACCGAGTTCGTCGCCGAGGAGGAGGAACGCGAGCCCGAACAGGTGCGGGTCTGGGCCTCGCAGGAGCAAGCCGAGGTCCTGGCCGCGCACGCTGCGTGGTCGGTGGCCCAGGGTCGGCCGACGTGCCGGCTGTGCGGGCTCCCGATCGACACCGATGGCCACCTGTGTCCACGCAGCGACGGCGACGCCCGGCAGCGGTGA